The Candidatus Peregrinibacteria bacterium genome includes the window ATTGAATGGGCAAAAAATCAGGCGATTGAGCACGGGCTGTGGTTTCTGTTTGTGTTTTCTTTCACCGAGAGTGTCATTCAGCCAATCCCAGTAGAACCTGTTCTCCTTGCTCTTTCTCTCGTTCACACAGGATCGCCTCTCACACTCATCTTGGTCAGTACTCTTTCTTCCATTTTAGGAGCTTCTTTTGGGTATTTTCTCGGGAAAAAATATGGGCATCCTGCTTTTTTGTTTGTATTTCGAAAACATGGGAAAAAATGGATGGAGAGTGGTGAGAAGTTTTTTGAGAAATGGGGAATCTGGGCAGTTTTTCTCTGTGCTTTCACACCGATTCCGTTTAAAGCCGCCGCATGGCTTTCT containing:
- a CDS encoding DedA family protein, producing the protein MFTFLIEWAKNQAIEHGLWFLFVFSFTESVIQPIPVEPVLLALSLVHTGSPLTLILVSTLSSILGASFGYFLGKKYGHPAFLFVFRKHGKKWMESGEKFFEKWGIWAVFLCAFTPIPFKAAAWLSGIFEMKFLPFVAMAIFGRTLRFGMVVYGIDLFLSA